From the Silurus meridionalis isolate SWU-2019-XX chromosome 5, ASM1480568v1, whole genome shotgun sequence genome, one window contains:
- the irf2 gene encoding interferon regulatory factor 2 isoform X2, whose product MPVERMRMRPWLEEQINSCKIPGLKWVNREKKIFQIPWMHAARHGWDVEKDAPLFRNWAIHTGKYQPGVDKPDPKTWKANFRCAMNSLPDIEEVKDKSNKKGTNAFRVYKMLSASERQSKRGKKRPDKDIKVKEEQQCPVSSAWESTNGSTRSAGALAVKQEADHTITETEAGNHSPSEDHLIIPDVCQTIEVVTENEEQAVSSSHSYPLQISPMSSYGESDTDSVQSEEDSKEGMRSLVWGSNQDEANPMLDSPVMRTSLPSMSTFITQSKPNFRITTVQDTSSTPFHGPYNSGGSWTLLNPPHAPSQPPATSNKPPVHEKRASVIMKTSDVSKSVKSC is encoded by the exons ATGCCCGTGGAGAGAATGCGTATGCGACCATGGCTGGAGGAACAGATAAACTCTTGTAAAATACCAGGACTTAAATGGGTTAATAGG GAAAAGAAAATTTTTCAGATTCCATGGATGCATGCTGCACGGCATGGCTGGGATGTGGAGAAAGATGCCCCTCTGTTTCGAAACTGGGCCATACACACAG GCAAATACCAACCAGGGGTGGACAAGCCTGACCCTAAAACATGGAAAGCAAACTTCCGTTGTGCTATGAACTCCCTTCCTGACATTGAGGAGGTGAAAgataaaagcaacaaaaaaggaacaaatgcCTTTAGGGTTTACAAGATGCTCTCAGCATCTGAAAGACAATCAAAGAGAG GAAAGAAGAGACCAGATAAGGACATAAAGGTAAAG gagGAGCAGCAATGCCCTGTTTCCTCTGCCTGGGAGAGTACGAATGGCTCCACAAGGAGTGCAGGAGCACTAGCAGTCAAACAGGAAGCAGATCACACTATCACAGAAACAG AAGCTGGTAACCACAGCCCCTCCGAAGACCATCTGATCATCCCGGACGTGTGTCAGACCATCGAGGTGGTGACAGAGAACGAGGAGCAAGCTGTTAGCTCAAGCCACTCCTACCCCCTCCAGATCTCTCCAATGTCCTCATATGGAG agaGCGATACTGACAGCGTGCAGAGTGAAGAGGACTCTAAAGAG GGCATGCGATCACTTGTATGGGGCTCTAATCAAGATGAGGCAAATCCAATGCTGGACAGCCCTGTGATGCGGACATCTTTACCCAGCATGTCCACTTTCATTACTCAGTCTAAGCCCAACTTCAGGATTACAACTGTCCAGGACACTTCGTCCACACCCTTTCACGGCCCTTACAACAGCGGGGGATCATGGACCCTCCTAAACCCACCACACGCTCCATCGCAGCCTCCAGCAACTTCCAACAAACCACCTGTCCACGAAAAACGGGCCAGTGTCATCATGAAAACATCAGACGTATCGAAATCTGTCAAAAGTTGCTGA
- the irf2 gene encoding interferon regulatory factor 2 isoform X1: MLVTDDTAIMPVERMRMRPWLEEQINSCKIPGLKWVNREKKIFQIPWMHAARHGWDVEKDAPLFRNWAIHTGKYQPGVDKPDPKTWKANFRCAMNSLPDIEEVKDKSNKKGTNAFRVYKMLSASERQSKRGKKRPDKDIKVKEEQQCPVSSAWESTNGSTRSAGALAVKQEADHTITETEAGNHSPSEDHLIIPDVCQTIEVVTENEEQAVSSSHSYPLQISPMSSYGESDTDSVQSEEDSKEGMRSLVWGSNQDEANPMLDSPVMRTSLPSMSTFITQSKPNFRITTVQDTSSTPFHGPYNSGGSWTLLNPPHAPSQPPATSNKPPVHEKRASVIMKTSDVSKSVKSC, from the exons ATGCTCGTAACCGATGACACC GCCATTATGCCCGTGGAGAGAATGCGTATGCGACCATGGCTGGAGGAACAGATAAACTCTTGTAAAATACCAGGACTTAAATGGGTTAATAGG GAAAAGAAAATTTTTCAGATTCCATGGATGCATGCTGCACGGCATGGCTGGGATGTGGAGAAAGATGCCCCTCTGTTTCGAAACTGGGCCATACACACAG GCAAATACCAACCAGGGGTGGACAAGCCTGACCCTAAAACATGGAAAGCAAACTTCCGTTGTGCTATGAACTCCCTTCCTGACATTGAGGAGGTGAAAgataaaagcaacaaaaaaggaacaaatgcCTTTAGGGTTTACAAGATGCTCTCAGCATCTGAAAGACAATCAAAGAGAG GAAAGAAGAGACCAGATAAGGACATAAAGGTAAAG gagGAGCAGCAATGCCCTGTTTCCTCTGCCTGGGAGAGTACGAATGGCTCCACAAGGAGTGCAGGAGCACTAGCAGTCAAACAGGAAGCAGATCACACTATCACAGAAACAG AAGCTGGTAACCACAGCCCCTCCGAAGACCATCTGATCATCCCGGACGTGTGTCAGACCATCGAGGTGGTGACAGAGAACGAGGAGCAAGCTGTTAGCTCAAGCCACTCCTACCCCCTCCAGATCTCTCCAATGTCCTCATATGGAG agaGCGATACTGACAGCGTGCAGAGTGAAGAGGACTCTAAAGAG GGCATGCGATCACTTGTATGGGGCTCTAATCAAGATGAGGCAAATCCAATGCTGGACAGCCCTGTGATGCGGACATCTTTACCCAGCATGTCCACTTTCATTACTCAGTCTAAGCCCAACTTCAGGATTACAACTGTCCAGGACACTTCGTCCACACCCTTTCACGGCCCTTACAACAGCGGGGGATCATGGACCCTCCTAAACCCACCACACGCTCCATCGCAGCCTCCAGCAACTTCCAACAAACCACCTGTCCACGAAAAACGGGCCAGTGTCATCATGAAAACATCAGACGTATCGAAATCTGTCAAAAGTTGCTGA